The Brenneria rubrifaciens genome has a window encoding:
- the rfaQ gene encoding lipopolysaccharide core heptosyltransferase RfaQ: MSQKALPCHRILVVKLRFHGDMLLTTPLISTLKTHYPDAKIDVLLYEDTRPILSKNPDIHRLYGLKRKTATLPEKIKEFVTIRKSLKQNHYDLIVNLADQWPVALLISSLGSRSIAVDRGDRLKGKLWRSFFSDCVRPQGEHIIEQNRSMLSPLALPATQQQDRMSLYYGQEDAEQIFGLHPHLREQPYVVIQPTARQLFKCWDNEKFAQVIDHLKENGLDVILTCGPSQSDLDIVHDIHARCGHKPDITFAGKTRFLELAALIDNAALYIGVDSAPMHMAAALNTPAVCLFGPTDHKKWRPWSDNSIVIWAGDYQAMPERRHLDRNRKYLACIPSQDVIRAAETLLAEHDGRPPRAGGK, encoded by the coding sequence GTGAGTCAAAAAGCCCTTCCCTGTCATCGGATTTTGGTCGTGAAATTGCGCTTTCATGGCGATATGCTGCTCACCACACCGCTCATCAGCACACTAAAAACCCATTATCCTGATGCAAAGATCGATGTTCTGCTGTACGAAGACACTCGCCCCATTCTCTCGAAAAACCCTGACATTCACCGGCTCTACGGCTTAAAAAGAAAAACGGCGACCTTGCCGGAAAAAATAAAAGAATTCGTCACGATACGGAAATCCCTTAAGCAGAATCATTACGATTTGATCGTCAATCTGGCCGACCAGTGGCCCGTGGCGCTGTTAATTAGCTCGTTGGGAAGCCGAAGCATTGCCGTAGACCGCGGCGATCGTCTTAAAGGAAAACTTTGGCGTTCATTTTTCAGTGATTGCGTGCGTCCGCAGGGTGAGCACATCATCGAACAAAACCGTTCGATGCTCTCCCCACTAGCGCTGCCCGCAACGCAACAACAAGACCGTATGTCGCTTTATTACGGTCAGGAAGATGCCGAACAGATTTTCGGTTTACATCCGCATCTACGGGAACAGCCATACGTCGTTATCCAGCCGACGGCCAGACAGCTTTTCAAATGCTGGGATAATGAAAAATTCGCTCAGGTTATTGATCATCTTAAAGAAAATGGGTTAGACGTCATACTGACCTGCGGCCCCTCGCAGAGCGATCTCGACATTGTCCACGACATTCACGCCCGGTGCGGGCATAAACCAGACATCACTTTCGCCGGTAAAACCCGCTTTTTGGAGCTGGCCGCGTTAATCGACAACGCAGCGCTTTATATTGGCGTCGATTCCGCCCCGATGCACATGGCGGCAGCGTTGAACACGCCTGCCGTGTGCCTGTTCGGTCCCACAGACCACAAGAAATGGCGGCCCTGGTCGGATAACAGCATCGTCATCTGGGCAGGAGACTATCAGGCGATGCCGGAAAGACGGCATCTCGATCGAAACCGGAAATATCTCGCCTGTATCCCCTCCCAGGACGTGATTCGGGCTGCGGAAACCCTGCTTGCCGAGCATGATGGCCGCCCGCCGCGCGCTGGCGGGAAATAA
- a CDS encoding glycosyltransferase family 4 protein: MNIAICLYKYFPFGGLQRDFFSIAQACVNQGQHVRVYVLSWQGEKPDNLEIILVPASGMSNHLRNQRYAAWVQRHLQQHPVDRVVGFNKMPGLDFYYAADVCYAEKVERERGFLYRLTPRYKHYAAFEKAVFERGSHTKMLMLTQRQIADFKKHYDTQDERFFILPPGIALNRKYDRQAPDGRQRFRHAQGIDEKAVVLLQVGSDFKRKGVERSILAIASLPETLRRKLIFLVVGQDNPERYRSLAHRSGVEENVRFFAGRDDIPDFMAAADLLMHPAHQEAAGIVLLEAITAGLPVMVTDVCGYAFYIDKAQAGCVIPSPYCQASLNTPLRAALSQPETLPRWSENARHFADTEDLYSLPEKAAMLISGGHE, encoded by the coding sequence ATGAACATTGCCATCTGCCTGTATAAATATTTTCCCTTTGGCGGGCTACAACGCGACTTTTTCAGCATTGCCCAAGCCTGCGTCAATCAGGGGCAGCATGTCCGCGTTTATGTGCTGTCATGGCAGGGTGAAAAACCGGATAATCTTGAGATTATCCTCGTACCCGCATCCGGCATGAGCAACCATCTGCGTAACCAGCGCTATGCCGCATGGGTTCAACGCCATCTTCAACAGCATCCTGTCGATCGTGTTGTTGGCTTTAATAAAATGCCGGGGCTGGATTTCTACTATGCCGCCGATGTTTGCTATGCGGAGAAAGTCGAGCGGGAGAGAGGATTCCTCTACCGTTTGACGCCCCGCTACAAGCATTATGCAGCCTTTGAGAAAGCGGTATTCGAGCGCGGCAGTCACACCAAAATGCTGATGCTGACGCAGCGCCAGATTGCGGACTTCAAAAAACATTACGACACGCAAGATGAGCGCTTCTTCATCCTGCCGCCGGGCATCGCCCTAAACAGAAAATACGATCGCCAGGCGCCTGATGGCCGACAGAGATTCCGTCACGCACAAGGTATCGATGAAAAAGCCGTTGTTCTGCTTCAAGTGGGTTCCGATTTCAAACGTAAAGGCGTTGAGCGCAGCATTCTGGCCATCGCCAGCCTGCCAGAGACGCTTCGCCGGAAGCTGATTTTTCTGGTTGTCGGGCAGGATAATCCCGAACGTTACCGGTCATTGGCCCACCGATCGGGGGTTGAGGAAAACGTGCGTTTTTTCGCTGGACGCGATGATATTCCAGATTTCATGGCCGCCGCCGATCTGCTGATGCATCCGGCCCATCAGGAAGCCGCGGGAATCGTTCTGCTTGAAGCGATTACCGCCGGGTTACCGGTGATGGTCACCGATGTGTGTGGCTATGCCTTCTATATCGACAAGGCGCAGGCAGGGTGCGTCATCCCCTCGCCGTATTGTCAGGCATCGTTGAACACGCCGTTGCGAGCGGCGCTGAGTCAGCCGGAGACATTGCCGCGCTGGTCGGAAAATGCCCGGCATTTCGCCGATACCGAAGATTTATACAGCCTGCCGGAGAAAGCAGCGATGCTGATTTCAGGTGGTCATGAGTGA